In a single window of the Drosophila albomicans strain 15112-1751.03 chromosome 3, ASM965048v2, whole genome shotgun sequence genome:
- the LOC117570459 gene encoding putative uncharacterized protein DDB_G0271606 isoform X1, whose product MGCGQSKIHLYPRKSKSKANGKKGGHADSDAETDEDEGHIEDAEKAQQREREKHDESEEQSNKDIQDTEEDVAVSLLRAKNLSLLQSQEISSSQQNFFRMLDKKIDEGPDYDSASETEIALEEARLNALVQHWESASLTASICSSASRSLQTTPIRQVVQVPLKTRPTASGVAGHLLQPSSACNTLTTTEYLPQHVLAGRQQQQQQQQQQQQLQQQQLQQQQQQQQQQHQAANLYQQQQLILLPQLDANLVNTSNANAAAAAQLAQLQQQQQQQLVMYQQHQQQQQQQQQQQQQQQLAAYGGHLLTLPAGAKPQSVSPKRLLYGAVPSPPVSAPVQYIAANSPLMQTGVTGFLNGAGATAGRAPLQLAYYGAPSTAPQVAGQAATSVPIASESYESQTAPHSQSQQLQQQQPQLQSLQTLQSLQPQSSQQPLQQQLQQQQQQQPPLPTGAYYGEVMHSVQSTAPPTEYKFPPAISVQRLAPQVQRQLRETQELIKDSCPQLYAAGYGSPGPPIRNPNRNPTRTRPTLETQFSQELS is encoded by the exons ATGGGCTGTGGACAGagcaaaatacatttatatccAAGGAAATCGAAGAGTAAAGCAAATGGCAAGAAAGGAGGACATG CCGATTCAGATGCGGAGACGGACGAGGACGAAGGCCACATTGAGGATGCTGAGAAGGCACAGCAACGTGAGCGCGAGAAGCATGACGAGAGCGAAGAACAAAGCAATAAGGACATACAGGACACCGAGGAGGATGTGGCCGTCTCACTGCTGCGTGCCAAGAATCTATCGCTGCTGCAAAGCCA AGAAATCTCATCAAGCCAACAGAACTTCTTCCGCATGCTGGACAAGAAGATCGACGAG GGACCGGATTATGATTCGGCCAGCGAGACGGAAATTGCCTTGGAGGAGGCACGACTGAATGCGCTGGTTCAGCATTGGGAAAGCGCCAGCTTGACCGCCTCCATCTGCTCCTCGGCCAGCCGATCGCTGCAGACGACGCCCATACGCCAGGTAGTCCAAGTTCCGCTGAAGACGCGACCGACGGCAAGCGGTGTTGCTGGTCATTTGCTGCAGCCTTCGTCGGCCTGCAATACGCTGACGACGACAGAGTATCTACCTCAGCACGTCTTGGCGgggcgacagcagcagcagcaacaacaacaacaacagcagcaactacaacagcagcagctacaacagcagcagcaacaacagcagcagcaacatcaagcGGCCAATCTttaccagcaacagcagctgataCTGTTGCCACAGCTCGATGCCAATCTTGTCAATACGTCCAATGCGAATGCAGCGGCAGCCGCACAGCTTGcccagctgcaacagcagcagcaacagcagctggtcATGTaccagcaacatcagcaacagcaacaacaacagcagcagcaacaacagcaacaacaattggctgCCTATGGCGGACATCTGCTAACGTTGCCGGCGGGCGCCAAACCGCAAAGCGTCAGCCCCAAGCGGTTGCTTTATGGTGCCGTGCCGTCGCCACCAGTTAGTGCTCCTGTGCAGTACATTGCCGCCAATTCGCCGTTGATGCAGACGGGCGTTACGGGTTTCCTAAATGGCGCCGGCGCCACAGCCGGACGTGCCCCATTGCAGTTGGCGTACTATGGTGCTCCGAGCACTGCCCCCCAAGTTGCTGGTCAAGCAGCGACCTCTGTTCCCATTGCCTCCGAATCTTACGAATCACAAACCGCTCCACACAGCCAAAgtcagcagctgcaacagcagcagccgcaattGCAGTCGCTACAGACGTTGCAGTCGTTGCAGCCGCAATCATCGCAACAGCcgctgcaacaacagctgcagcagcaacagcaacaacaacctcCACTCCCAACGGGCGCTTACTATGGCGAAGTTATGCACTCCGTGCAG TCGACGGCGCCACCAACGGAATACAAATTTCCGCCGGCCATCAGCGTGCAGCGATTGGCGCCCCAAGTGCAGCGGCAGCTGCGAGAGACGCAGGAACTCATAAAAGACTCGTGTCCGCAGCTGTATGCGGCGGGCTATGGCAGCCCAGGACCACCGATACGCAATCCCAACAGAAATCCAACTAGAACTAGACCCACCCTGGAGACGCAGTTCTCGCAGGAACTCTCGtga
- the LOC117570459 gene encoding putative uncharacterized protein DDB_G0271606 isoform X2, with protein sequence MGCGQSKIHLYPRKSKSKANGKKGGHADSDAETDEDEGHIEDAEKAQQREREKHDESEEQSNKDIQDTEEDVAVSLLRAKNLSLLQSHQQNFFRMLDKKIDEGPDYDSASETEIALEEARLNALVQHWESASLTASICSSASRSLQTTPIRQVVQVPLKTRPTASGVAGHLLQPSSACNTLTTTEYLPQHVLAGRQQQQQQQQQQQQLQQQQLQQQQQQQQQQHQAANLYQQQQLILLPQLDANLVNTSNANAAAAAQLAQLQQQQQQQLVMYQQHQQQQQQQQQQQQQQQLAAYGGHLLTLPAGAKPQSVSPKRLLYGAVPSPPVSAPVQYIAANSPLMQTGVTGFLNGAGATAGRAPLQLAYYGAPSTAPQVAGQAATSVPIASESYESQTAPHSQSQQLQQQQPQLQSLQTLQSLQPQSSQQPLQQQLQQQQQQQPPLPTGAYYGEVMHSVQSTAPPTEYKFPPAISVQRLAPQVQRQLRETQELIKDSCPQLYAAGYGSPGPPIRNPNRNPTRTRPTLETQFSQELS encoded by the exons ATGGGCTGTGGACAGagcaaaatacatttatatccAAGGAAATCGAAGAGTAAAGCAAATGGCAAGAAAGGAGGACATG CCGATTCAGATGCGGAGACGGACGAGGACGAAGGCCACATTGAGGATGCTGAGAAGGCACAGCAACGTGAGCGCGAGAAGCATGACGAGAGCGAAGAACAAAGCAATAAGGACATACAGGACACCGAGGAGGATGTGGCCGTCTCACTGCTGCGTGCCAAGAATCTATCGCTGCTGCAAAGCCA CCAACAGAACTTCTTCCGCATGCTGGACAAGAAGATCGACGAG GGACCGGATTATGATTCGGCCAGCGAGACGGAAATTGCCTTGGAGGAGGCACGACTGAATGCGCTGGTTCAGCATTGGGAAAGCGCCAGCTTGACCGCCTCCATCTGCTCCTCGGCCAGCCGATCGCTGCAGACGACGCCCATACGCCAGGTAGTCCAAGTTCCGCTGAAGACGCGACCGACGGCAAGCGGTGTTGCTGGTCATTTGCTGCAGCCTTCGTCGGCCTGCAATACGCTGACGACGACAGAGTATCTACCTCAGCACGTCTTGGCGgggcgacagcagcagcagcaacaacaacaacaacagcagcaactacaacagcagcagctacaacagcagcagcaacaacagcagcagcaacatcaagcGGCCAATCTttaccagcaacagcagctgataCTGTTGCCACAGCTCGATGCCAATCTTGTCAATACGTCCAATGCGAATGCAGCGGCAGCCGCACAGCTTGcccagctgcaacagcagcagcaacagcagctggtcATGTaccagcaacatcagcaacagcaacaacaacagcagcagcaacaacagcaacaacaattggctgCCTATGGCGGACATCTGCTAACGTTGCCGGCGGGCGCCAAACCGCAAAGCGTCAGCCCCAAGCGGTTGCTTTATGGTGCCGTGCCGTCGCCACCAGTTAGTGCTCCTGTGCAGTACATTGCCGCCAATTCGCCGTTGATGCAGACGGGCGTTACGGGTTTCCTAAATGGCGCCGGCGCCACAGCCGGACGTGCCCCATTGCAGTTGGCGTACTATGGTGCTCCGAGCACTGCCCCCCAAGTTGCTGGTCAAGCAGCGACCTCTGTTCCCATTGCCTCCGAATCTTACGAATCACAAACCGCTCCACACAGCCAAAgtcagcagctgcaacagcagcagccgcaattGCAGTCGCTACAGACGTTGCAGTCGTTGCAGCCGCAATCATCGCAACAGCcgctgcaacaacagctgcagcagcaacagcaacaacaacctcCACTCCCAACGGGCGCTTACTATGGCGAAGTTATGCACTCCGTGCAG TCGACGGCGCCACCAACGGAATACAAATTTCCGCCGGCCATCAGCGTGCAGCGATTGGCGCCCCAAGTGCAGCGGCAGCTGCGAGAGACGCAGGAACTCATAAAAGACTCGTGTCCGCAGCTGTATGCGGCGGGCTATGGCAGCCCAGGACCACCGATACGCAATCCCAACAGAAATCCAACTAGAACTAGACCCACCCTGGAGACGCAGTTCTCGCAGGAACTCTCGtga